The nucleotide window CGGGCCGCGGCTCCGAGGGCTCTTCAAAGCCTGGTTTTTAATTAGCCTTTTCCCAGCGACACCTCCGTGCCTCCGCCCGCAGGGACACCGCGCTGCGTTTGTTGTGACGGAGCCCTTCTGTCTCCTatttctcctcctgccctccaGTCGTGGTTGGCCGCAGGTTCACAGCCCTGCCCTCGGCCACGACACCGCCGGGAAACGGCGATCAAACCGTGCTGAGCTCAGCTGGAGGGGCTGCACAGacaggctgggggagctgggtgTGCGcggcctggagaaaagaaggctgcggggtgaccgAATGGCAGCCTTCGgtacctaaaaggagcctacaaacaggaagggagctcttggaaaggggaggtaacagcaggacaagcggaaatggctttaaatcttccctccttcaaattaggttggatgtcaggggaaagttcaAGGTCAGGAcgtgctcaaggccaggttggatggggccctgggcagcctggtctggtattaaatgcGGAGGTTGGCTGCCCTGCATGCAGtgggagggttggagattcacagaatcgcagaatggccaggattggaagggacctcaaggatcatgaatctccaacccccctctgcatccacagcctctctgggcagctgttccagcacctcaccacaatCTGAGTAAAGaccttcccctgacatccaacctaaatctcccctccctcaacttcaaaccatttccccttgtcctgctgttatctaccctcTCAAAGAgctgattcccctcctgtctgtaggctccctttaggtactgaaggctgcaatgagctcacccccagccttctcttctccgggctgaacaagcccagctccctcagcctgtctttgtaggggaggtgctccagtcccctgatcatctccgtggccctcctctggagccttcatgatcctcgaggtcccttccaacccaaggcattctgtgattctatgaaatgtcagaaaataCAATGGCACATCAATTAGAGAGTCATATAAAATAAAGGAGTCAGAGCTGCTTATCAGTTTTAGCAATAACTGGGGAGGAATCTTCAAATCTCAGTGACAAAACCTACAAAGATGTGCCCCCTGATGGCTAATGAGTTCAGGACAGCTTTTGAGGAAAGGTACACTGCAGGGGCTGGAGATGAACGTGATGTTCAGATGAGTAACAGGCAGTCAAACTGCCTTCAGTTGCAGTGTCCACAGTTGGAGGAAGATGCTGGAGCTCAGATAGAGGATAATGAtcatctgctctgcagcagatTCCAGAATTTGCTTCACACATGACTGAAGGGTGACTTCATCGCAGGAAATTAAACCCAAAAATAATGGTGTTTGAGAGAACTTTTAGCCAGCAAGTAAGGAACAGCAAGATCCACAggctgcaaagctgaaactCAATATATTCGGTGTCCAAGGTAGATAAATGTAACAGGATATAATTAACCACTGGAACAACTTTCAAGAGGTTGTAATGGATTTACCACTGTTAGATATTAATTTGGGGAAGCTGTGACCCCTGCTATGCAGGAAGTACAACTGGCTGATCACGGTGATATAAATACATCAGGCTGAGAAAATGCTGCTGAGCCTGGACCCAGAAATAGGCTGGTTTCCCTGGTGAGAAAGCAGAGTGAATTTGGGTATCCGCAGCCAGAACTGTGAacctcagcacagcagctggagGCAGAGCTCCCCTGAGCCGCCTGGAACCAAGCTCATGCCTAAACCCCACAGGGAAAGGGCATCTAGGTGCATTCCCTGAGCACGAGCAACAGCTGAATGTCTCATTTTTTGCTCACCTCTATTTCACAGCTGTTACCCAGGTCCAGTTTTCTCCTCCATGTGAGGAATTTTCAACCCTTGTCTCCTAGGAGAAATCTTGGCTATGCAAAGCCAGGATGGAATGGGTTGGTatgctttgtttccttcatCACCTGGCATAGCGCAGGTACAAGTGAGACACGCTGAGCAGGAGAGAATAAACTGCAAGCATCCTCAGCAGCTGTGCAATCCCACAGCCTGTCCTAAAGATTTTAAGCAGCTGTTACATAGGAGATGACACCAAAGCATGCCTACAGGATCTGTCCTCTGACACGTCAGCGTCAGACCACACCTCCCTGCGACACCCCACACACTGCACCTCAGGCAAAGATCATAAAGCATTCCGCTGTGCGAGGAGCGACGGGGCACATCAGGATGGGACAAAGCAACTGCACGTGACAGAACAGACTTTGTCCAACCTCTCTGATATTTaatctgctgcagaaaaaacTCACTTTGGAGCCCAGCGCCCACAAAGGGTGACTTCGAGCTGCCCAGCAGGTGAGCTTGCAAACCCAGTCTGACAATGACAGTTTTTCCACAGACCTGCAGCCTCACCTTTGTTCTCTGCAACCATTCAGGAGCCCTGAATTCTATGGCATGCTCATTCTCTGCTTGCTAGCCAAAAGACCTTCCACCAACACCCTTCTAACACCTATGTCAATTCCTCTCACACCTGTGGCATAAAAGAGCCCAATGACTTTTGGCCCAGGATGTGCCAGGTGAGGGCTAACAGCAAAACTCACTCCAGAGCCCAGAAAATCCTGGCCATCATGCCTTTATCCTGTCCTGAGCTTCAATAAAGTTGCATGTAGAAAGGTTCAGGACATCCCCCAGAACTTCTCTGCCAGAGCAGCTTcacagccagagctgctgcagcacagctcaggtgTGCTCctctcatttctgctttcccCTCAGCAAATGCCCTGCAGCAATGCCTCTCACCACCACGCACAGGAAACATTCTGTACCGAATCAGCTAGGGGTAATGCACACACCACAGTGAAGCAGTACGCCTTTTTGCCCAAAGAATCCACTCCCAAGCATGTTCACTGATATCCACTATGCACATATTTAACAAAAtcctttatttacatttcaacatacttaaaaaaatgaTATATGCCAATTATTCAATGATTTCAGGAGCACGTCTGTGAGGAGGACAGGAACAGCAGGGGAACTGGCTGGAACTGGAGCTGCGTGGAGCTGGCAAAGACCTATCCACCCACAAGGGAGCACTGAAACAAAGGAGAACAAACTGTCCCAGATGCTCAGCAGCCACCTTCAGCATCCTacaacagcagcactgggtgctgAAGTGGGCACTACCTGCTGCATGCACCAGCTCATGTCAAACAAGTCTCCACTCCAGGCGCCTGCGTCTGGCTCTGGATTTATAAGCAACACTGCCtgtttctccaggctgattttAAAGGATCTTTACAAATAACTCATTTAACTGTCTGAAGCTGGGGGAGACGAACCCCATTCCTGTCAAGAAATGTAGCtgaaaggcagcagtgtgcagaaAGATGTTTCCTAAGACCTGGCTAGGAAGAAAGCAGATGCCTAGAACTGAAGGTATCTGGCTGGATGTTGACTGGAGATTGTACATAAAGgttccaaagaaaaatgatcAATAGGTCTGGGCCTGAGGGCAGCCCTGAAGGGGACCCAACACATCAGCACAGCTCTTTCCATCAGCAAGAAAGCCTATTAACAAAGCTGCGCCCCATCTCCAAAAGCCTATAAATGCCAGCAGAAGTACCGAGTGACTGCATTCCATACTGTCACTTCTTCACACAGAAGTATTTGTAGCACTGCAAATCTGAAAGGCTTTACCATGCCAGCAGGGATCTGTCTTCATGGGCAATTCCAGACATCTTTGGAAATCACATAAAGGAAGGTTAAAAACTGTGTGGAGTGCTTTTGTCAGTGCCTGCCTGCTGAAATTTGAAAAGTCAGCAACCAAATGGCTCATACAGCAGATTTTTGATAAGCTGCAGCCTGACACATTGAAATCTAGTCAGATTTGCTTGAATGCTTGTGgtatttttataatgaaaaatgcaaacagaatgCTCTGTGTTAGTCTGAGTTCAGCCTTGTACCTATTTGGTTTGACCAAAATGAAGCCTGGGTAATGCTGGAAACATTTCCCTTTGCATGAGGACAGCGGTGTTCTCCTCAATTAAGGTAAGGCTCCGTAACACAGCAATTCCTCAGCCCTCCCATGGTGGCTGCCCTATGGCTGCAGTGAGCAGAAAGGCTTAAGTCCTCTCTTTCTGCAGCACTACTCTTGATCCCTGCCTGCACCACACATggatgctctgctttctgtagcaTCAGGAGAGAGCACTTAGCTGCAGGTTAAATGACCCGTCCTCTCCCTCCTGCCTGAGTAACACCAGCTGAATTCCTCTTGCAGACCCCTTTTCATCCACTGCTTTCTGAAGCTGAGGCTTCAAGGCAACCTAACCCCATTCAAGGCAGGGCTGACCCCATCTTCCCTCAGACTGCAGCCACAAAATCCTTTCCCTTTAGTGCTGCCTTTGGTCTTTATGTAGCTCGAAGGGAAACTGCTTCAGGGAGTTGAGCTGATAGAAAAAATCATGCTATCAGAGCAGCATTTTGTGATGGTTCAGTGAGCTGAGCCAACTTTCTGCAAGCTCATATGAATGTGGAAACAAAtcaagagagaaggaaggagcacAGAAACCCACTGTTCAGCTGCAGTGGATGCCTCAGAAATCTGAGACTTACCCCATTCCTACTCCATTACTTTACATCTCCCCGCACTGAGAGATCACAACTGGCAGCTTGGGTTTGTTATTCGGTCCTGTGGGCACATTCTGGGGACAGATGGATATATAACGTTACATCTCACCAAAACAGCAAACTCAGAGATACCTAATGGttggcagctctgctttttgcgTTCTCTGATGGCAGAGGCCCTCGTGCACATTTCCCAACCCAAACCAGGAGTGTGCCACGATGTCAGTAACTGCTCTTTGTTAAACCTGCTCAGCATCCTGCCGTGACGGTGTGCTCCTATTTATCAGAACATATTATCCTGGCAGCTCATCAAAAGATTGGTTTAACTTTTCTAATTAGATATGCCAATCACAGATCAGCAGAACTGATGATTTAACACCCACTGAATAATCCTAGGCAGTGGCACGGAAGTGATCTGCTTTACACTCCTGTCTGATGGAACAGCTTTTCAATTCAGCTTCCTGAACAAATGCAAAGCACTGCAAATCAAGCCAGGAGAATAAAATCCCTGCTCAAAGCCTAACCAGCAACCATGGGAGCACAGCATTTCCAAAGTCAATCTGAATGACAGACTATTTCACAACGGATTTCCTATTATCTTACAATGAAGACAACTGATAACACCAGTTATTGTCAGTGGTATTCCCTGGTATTCATTAAACAGGAGAGAACAGAATAaccactgctgccatcccatGACTTTCCAACACggatttcacagagaaaaaaggcaaattcCACTTACTTCAATTTTTCTCATTACCAACAGCCCATCAACGATTTTACCTAAAATGAGAAATGTATCCACTTCAGTGTTGTGTTTTAACCTTTGCTGCCTCCCCCAGCATATATAATTCCTGTTCCTCCTGAAGAGCCCTGGGCACAGTTCTCTAAACTGATAAAAGTGAGCAGGACAGGAGCTTAAGGTCTGGCCTTGAAATCTTATAGCTCAAGAGGCAGTACAGGAAAAGTTAGTCAACCTAGGAAAGCACATCTCATACCTACAAACTCAGCTGAAAACTCCATTTGGATGCCAGCCCCACTCTGACAGTAGGAAGGTATCCCCTCATCCTTTGTCCCATCTGCACTGGCACGAGGATTTATGTACTAACAGTGATACGATGATCAAGGATCTGATCTGGATTAAAGTtaagctgagaaaaaaatgtttctgatgaTGCATCTCAGTAACCGGCTGCACAAATACCTCTGCTGGCACAATGGatgggggaaggaaaaagcagtcaacagctgttttattttagcAGCTGTGCCATAGAAACTGTCCAAGACTCTGTATGGCAGGCCTGCATGGCAGGTACTCACCGAACACAACGTGTTTTCCATCCAACCAGTCACACTTGGAGCACGTAATGAAAAACTGACACCCGTTAGTACTTGGACCACTGTTTGCCTGCAGGTTGAAAACATCAAAATGCAAAGCATTACAAAACAGGACTTCCCAGAGCTGAAGGCAGAGATATCTCACATTGGAAAGAGCTGTTGCTTTAGAAATGGCCCAGCTGCCTTTTATTAAGCTTATTGCTTCATAAACCAAAGGAAACAAGACAGACATTTGCAAGAGAGCACCTGTGCTTGGACATGGTGCATTATCAAGTCAggtcctgctgctctgtgcaagtACACAACATCTTTAGTGGCTACAACAtcacaatggggaaaaaatgttgtAAAAGATACCACAGTAACACTGCTATGACTCTGAAACTCCACAGGCTTTGCTTTCTCCTCACTAAGGTCACTGTTCAACAAAAGtataagggaagaaaaagaccCTTCATTCATCACTGTACAAGATCTGCAATTGTCAAGTTATTCTGAAAGCTgagcaaacaaaacacattcCTGAACTCCAACAGGTAAGGAGAAAGGAGGCTTGAGCATCCTGTGTTGCTCAATTCATAAGCAATCTTCCAACTAGTACTTACAACACAGGTCTTTCACACTTTCCATCCAACCGTACAGATTCCTACTGTCTGCCAAACACAATTTATACATTtaggagaaaggcagagagaaaatacCAAAAGCTATCAGTCTTCATTTTATACTTACCATAGAAAGCAGGCCAGGAGCAGAGTGTTTCAGCTTAAAGTTTTCATCTGCAAAAGGACCCCTATATATACTGGCTACTCCAGTGCCATCTCCCTGCACAAGAGAGGCAACTGGTCAGCCACAGCATTAGTTCTGTAGCATGAACTTGAAATAACTAAGCAAAATCACAGTGCTAAACTCAGCCCAAAAGAGATGCTGCACTGCCATTACATATACCAGTGGGAACACGTTCAGATGTTTCATTCCTTTCCTCCAAGTCAACACACCTTGCCCTTACTACAAGCACAAGCACTCAGACCTCAAGACTTGATTTATAAATCACAGAAGTGTGACCCATaactgctgccctgcagagagACTCCTGTGCATTGCCAAAAGGACTGAGAGCCTTCAGCACAATGGCAGTGAGGGACCTtccagagaaagctgcaggagcaaTTCAAACAGATGTCTAGCACAGTCAGGTAAATttaccacagaatcacagaatggccagggttggaagggacctcaaggatcatgaatttcaGCCCCACGTACTCTGTCTGCAGCCATCTCCCTTTATTGTCTTTCCTCTTAACATATGCTTTCTTTAGTAAGCCTCACTTGATTCAAAATAATCTCTTGGAATAGATTCTTGGTTTGTGTACTTAAGCATCTCTTCTCACACATACAGTGGAGATCTCTGCCTCTTACTGGGGGAAAGGAGAAACGGGAAGGAcaacagagtgaaaaaaaaaaacctctgcaaGTTTGAAAGCCCCTAGCTATAAAGTCATGCTGttagagagagaaaacatgGGGAAGGATGAGCTGCATGCTGTACAGCATAgggaaaagacaaaagcaatgtAGTAGTACATACATTTACAAAGTCACCTCCTTGGATCATGAAATCCTTTATTACCCTAAAAAAGTAAAGC belongs to Meleagris gallopavo isolate NT-WF06-2002-E0010 breed Aviagen turkey brand Nicholas breeding stock chromosome 23, Turkey_5.1, whole genome shotgun sequence and includes:
- the PPIH gene encoding peptidyl-prolyl cis-trans isomerase H, encoding MKIELFADVVPKTAENFRQFCTGEFRKDGVPIGYKGSTFHRVIKDFMIQGGDFVNGDGTGVASIYRGPFADENFKLKHSAPGLLSMANSGPSTNGCQFFITCSKCDWLDGKHVVFGKIVDGLLVMRKIECSLVGG